The Trichosurus vulpecula isolate mTriVul1 chromosome 3, mTriVul1.pri, whole genome shotgun sequence genome includes a window with the following:
- the LOC118842296 gene encoding major urinary protein-like, protein MKVLLLTVGLVLVCGLQALNNNIEDSSKVTGNWFIVELASNVTSKIEEGGGLRLFVKNISEHGGILRGVFFKRENGKCIQFSLTTFKGDDGQMHFEYDGENDFSLQSVDPTYSMYILHNFNNGRMIIWAVLFGRTPDLPDEIKQKFEEMCESFGIRKDQIRDLSNDDRCEELR, encoded by the exons ATGAAGGTCCTACTGCTGACTGTAGGGCTGGTTTTAGTCTGTGGGCTCCAGGCACTCAATAACAACATtgaagactcatcaaag GTTACTGGAAATTGGTTCATTGTCGAATTGGCCTCAAATGTGACATCTAaaattgaggaaggaggaggctTGAGGTTATTTGTCAAAAACATCAGTGAACATGGTGGTATTCTTAGGGGAGTCTTCTTCAAAAG GGAAAATGGCAAGTGCATTCAATTTTCTTTGACAACTTTCAAAGGAGATGATGGTCAAATGCATTTTGAAT atgatggagaaaatgatttCTCCCTTCAAAGTGTAGACCCTACATATTCCAtgtatattttgcataatttcaacaATGGGAGGATGATCATTTGGGCAGTACTCTTTG GTAGGACTCCAGACCTGCCAGATGAAATAAAGCAGAAATTTGAGGAAATGTGTGAAAGTTTTGGAATTAGGAAGGATCAAATTAGGGACCTGTCCAATGATG ATCGATGTGAGGAGCTTAGGTGA